The nucleotide sequence GCTACCGCCTCGCCCGCATCCGCGAGCTCACCGGGGGCGACCTGCACGACGTGGACACCCGCCTCAACCTGCACCTGGCCACCCGGGCCCTGCAGGTGCTGCGCGGTGCCGAGGTCGCAGCAGTCCCGGCGCTGCGCAGCCCAGCGGTGCCGAACCAGGCAGCCGAGGTCGTGGAGTGAGTGCCCCGGCCGGCGCCGCCCCGTCGCCGCCGCGCCTACCCTCGTGGGTTGCGCAACGGCGCACCCTGGTGAGCACGACGAGAGAGGGAAGCAGGTGCACATGGCAGACGACCGCAGGCCACCGCTGGAGACCCCGGAGGCCGACCGCCTCGAGCAGGAGCGCGCGCTCGACGAGCTGCCGGAGGACGGCGACACCACCGACGAGCTGCCCGAGCAGCTGCCCGAGTCGCTGGAGGCTGATCCCGCCGACGCCCTCGACCAGCGCCGCGAGCTGCCGGACACCGACGACGACTACCCGCCCGGCGAGACGGCCGGCTAGACCCGCGCCGGGTCGTCGCCGGGCTCGCGCACGAGCCGAAGGGGGTTGTCGCTAGCAGCTCTGGACCTCTCCCCCGGAAGGTGTGTTGTCATGCGCCCTGTTCTCGTGCCCCTCTCTACCGAGCCCGGCGGCGGGCCAGCTGCAGCCGTCACCAGCCGACGCCGACAGCTCCGGCTGGGCGCGTGCAGCGCAACCGTGGTCCTCGGGGTCGTGCTGGCCGGCTGCACGTCGTCCTCCACCCCCAGCCCCACCGTCTCCTCCGCCTCCGCCGTCGCCGACGTGCCCGCGATCGTCGACAAGGTCGAGCCGTCGGTGGTCACGATCATCAACAACAACGACCTGGGCAGCGGCGTGGTCTACCGGAGCGACGGCATCATCCTCACTGCCGCGCACGTGGTCTCCGGGGCGGCGCAGGTGGTCATCGCCTACTCCGACGGCCAGCGCGGGCCCGCCACGGTGCGGGCCAGCGACGCGGGCAGCGACATCGCGGTGCTGCAGGCCAGCCGGCAGGACCTGCCGGCCGCGACCTTCAACACCGAGCTGCCGGTGGTGGGCGCACCCACGGTGGTGATCGGCAGCCCGCTGGGCCTGCAGGACACGGTGACCTCCGGGATCATCTCTGGGCTGCACCGGGAGATCCCCACCTCCAGCAACATCGGCACCGCGCTGTCTGACCTCATCCAGACCGACGCCCCGATCTCTCCGGGCAACTCCGGAGGACCGCTGGTCAACGCCGGGGCCGAGGTGATCGGGCTGGCCGAGGCCTACCTCCCGCCGACCACCGGGGCGGTGGCGCTGGGCTTCGCCACGCCGGCGGCGACGGTGGTGAGCGTGGCCGACCAGCTGCTGGCCTCCGGCACCGCCAAGAACCCCTACGTCGGCCTGCAGATCCAGACGCTGACCGCGGCCGAGGCACAGCGGCTGGAGCTCAACCGCGACAGCGGCGTGGTCGTGGTGGAGGTGGTGCAGGACAGCCCGGCCGCCAACGCAGGCTTGCAGCCCGGCGACGTCATCATCAGCTTCGACGGCAAGGACACCCCCACTGCCCAGGCCTTCGTGCGGATCCTGCGCGGCACCACGCCGGGGCAGACCGTCCCGATGACGGTGCTGCGGGGACCTTCTGAGCAGCAGCTGCAGGTGGTGATCGGCGCCCGAGCCGGCTGACGGTGCTCCGGGTCAGCGCTGGTCGGGTCAGCGTTGGGCGGGTCAGCGCTGGTCGGGGGGCTCGGTCGCGGTGTGCACCTCGACCACCTCCCGGGCGAGGTCGGCGCTGATGGTGTGCGCCCCGTCGACCCGCTCCACCCGGACGGTCACCCGCTCGTAGGGCCGCGTCGCCAGCTGCACGACGGGGACCTCCTCGTGCAGCACCAGCACCACCGGCTCACGCTCCTCCCCGAACGCGGCACCCTCGGCGGCCTGGTCGGGGGTCTGGGCGTCGGGGACCTGGTCATCGGGGGTCTGGGCCACCGGCAGGTGCTCCAGCACCAGCTCTTCCCGGCGGACGTCCACGCTCACCTGGCGGGTCTCGGTGACCACCCGCCGGCGCACCCGCACCCGTTCGACGGGCACCCGGCGGACGCGGACGTCCAGCTCCTCCTCGGCGCGAGTCGTGCTGGCAGGTGCCGCACCCACAGCACCGGTACGACCAGGACGCGCCGCCGAGGGGTCGGCGGCGCGTCCCGGGTCGGGGGTGGCGCTCACGAGCGCTTGTGGCCCTTGTCGTCGTCGGTCACCTGGTCGATCTGCTCCTTGCGGACCTGCTCGGAGACCTTCTCCTCGCCGCGGACGGTCTCGGTGTCCATCCGCACCCGCTCCTTGGGCACCGTCTTCTTCTCCACCACCGGCTCCTCGGCGTGCAGCGTCACCTCGTGCTCCTCCTCGCTGATCTCCGGCCCGGAGGTGGCGGCGTCCACGTTGGCGTCGGTGATGGGCTCGCGCTGCACCCGGACCTCCTCGTGCGAGACGGGCACCGACTGGGTCACCGTCTCGGTGACCACGTGCTTGCGCAGCCGTGCCCGGCCCGTCCGCACGCGCTCGGTGCTCACGCTCACCTCCTCCTCCGACCGGGTCATCGCGTCGTCGGTGTTGGGCCCGGAGGTGTCGTGGCCCGAGCTGCTGGACTGGCTCGCCTGGCCCGCGCTGCTGCTGGCCGAGCCGCTGCTGCCCGCTGAGCTGGTGCCGCTGGAGCTGGTCTCGCTCGAGCCGCTGGAGCTGCTGCCGCTCGAGCCGCTGGAGCCGGTGCCGCTGGAGCTGGTGTCGGCGGTGGCGGTGCTGCCGGAGTAGGGCACGTCGTAGTAGGTGAACAGCTCGATCTCCTCGTCGGTGGACAGGTCGCCACCGGGATCGTGGTGGGGCGCGTCCTTGATGAGGTTCTTGCTGTAGGGCACCGTGAGGTCCTTCTCCTCCAGCGAGGCGTCGACCAGCGGGACCAGGGTCACGTGGCCGCCGAAGAACCCGGTCTTCACCGCCGCCCACTCCGGCTGGTTGGTCTCCACGTCGAGGTAGATCGCGTCCACCTTCCCGACCTTGCTGCCGCTGCCGTCCTTCACCTGCAGCCCTTCCAGCTGGTCGGGGCTCATGGTGCGGGGATTAGCCATCTCAGTTCTCCTCGTTGCGTGGGGGCCGCGCGCTGCTGGCGCGGTCCGGAAGTTCGTCGGTCCTCGTCGGCCCCCACCCACCGGCGCCGCACGCTGCGGACGCCGGCCCGACCTTCCCCACGGTAAGCGCGTTCGGCCCCCCGCGCCGTTCGACAAAACCCATGGTTACCTGGGGAAACAGTGTTGCCAGCCGCGTCCGAGCAGCGCCAGGAGAGGCCCCGGAGGTGGCCGCGGTTGTCGGTCGTCGACGCGCTGGCGAGGATGGGCCGAGACCCACCCGACGGGTGCTGCGCGGACAGAGAGGACTGGAGATGCCGAAGACCACCAAGCAGGGCAAGGCGATCGAGGACGAGCTGCCGAGCACCCTGCAGCGCTCCGACGACAAGGCCAAGCGGACCTTCGCCAAGACGCACGACTCCGCCGCCGAGGAGTACGGCGACGAGCGGCGCGCCAACCAGGTGGCCTACTCCGCGCTCAAGCACACCCACGAGAAGGTGGGTGACCACTGGGAGCCCAAGGACGGCAAGGGCCCCTCGGACGAGCAGGCCGAGGGCGGCAACCGGGAGACCGCCGGCGGGGTGGACGCCAACGCGTCCAAGGCCCACCTCATGGAGCTGGCCAGGCGCCTGGACGTCAGCGGCCGGTCCCGGATGACCAAGGACGAGCTGGTCCAGGCCATCGGCAAGGCGAACGACCGGGAGTCCGCCCGCGCCCGCAAGTCCTGAGCGGCGTGGGAGACCAGCGCCACGCGGGCCCGCACGGTGCACCCGAGGGGAACTCGGTACGGTCCTGGAACATGGGAACACTGGAGCTGCTGCTCGTCCGGCACGGGGAGAGCGTCGGGAACTTGGCGCAGCGCAAGGCAGAAGCAGCCAAGGCCGACCGGCTCGAGGTCGATCTCCGCGACGCCGACGTGGCGCTGTCGCCGCTCGGGCTGGAGCAGGCCCGGGCCTTCGGCCGGTGGCTGCGCGAGCAGGATCCCGACCAGCGTCCGCAGGGGCTCTGGGTGTCCACGTACGCCCGTGCCCGGGAGACCGCCAGCACCGCGCTGGAGGAGGCCGGGCTGCAGCTGCCGACCCGGGTGGACGAGCGGCTGCGCGACCGCGAGCTCGGCGTGCTGGACATGCTCACCACCCAGGGCATGCTGGCTCGCTACCCGGAGGAGGCTGAGCGCCGCGGCTGGCTGGGCAAGTTCTACCACCGCCCGCCCGGTGGGGAGTCGTGGGCGGACGTCATCCTGCGGCTGCGCACCTGGCTGGCCGACCTGGAGCGCACCACCCCGCACCAGCGCGTGCTCGTGGTCGCCCACGACATGGTGATCCTGGGCATCCGCTACATCTGCGAGCAGCTCAGCGAGGAGGAGGTGCTCGCCATCGGCAAGGGTTCCGGAGTCGCCAACGCCTCGGTCACCCGGCTGGTGCGCGAGCCCGACGGCCTCACCTGGCGCCTCGACGTCTTCAACGACCAGGATCACTTGACCGACAACGGAACTCCCACGACCGACCAACCGACGGAGCACGATGCCCGAGCACACTGACTCACCCGAGATCGTCACCCCCGCGCTGCTGCGCGAGTGGCGGCTGCCCGAGCTGGGCGGGTCCAAGAACAGCCGCGGACGGCTGCTGGTGGTCGGCGGCGCACGGACCACCCCCGGTGCGGTCGCGCTGTCCTCCGTCGCGGCGCTGCGGGTGGGCGCCGGCGTGCTCACCGCCGCGGTGGCCCGCTCGGTCGCCGTGCAGCTGGCGCTGAGCGTGCCCGAGCTGGGTGTGATCGAGCTGCCGGAGACCGACGCAGGATCGGTGCGTCGCGACGCCGCCGAGGCGCTGGCCGACCAGCTGGAGCAGGTGGACGCGGTGCTGTTCGGCCCCGGCCTGGACAACCCGGACGAGACCCGGCCCCTGCTCGCCGAGCTGGTGCGCCGACTGCCCGAGGACGTGCCGGTGGTGCTGGACGCCTACGGCATCGGGGTGCTGGCCGACGCCGAGGAGACCGCCGAGCGGCTGTCCGGGCGGCTGGTGCTCACCCCCAACACCACCGAGGCCGCCTTCCTGCTGCACTGCGAGGAGGACGAGCTGGACGACCCGCTGGACACCGCGGTGCGGGTGGCCGAGGCCTACGGCGCCGTGGTGACGGCGCACAACGGCATCGCCGACGCCAAGGGCGGACGGTGGGTCTCCCCCACCGGGCACTCCGGGCTGGGCACGGCCGGCAGCGGGGACGTGCTGGCCGGCGCGGTGGCCGGGCTGCTGGCCCGGGGCGCCGACGCCGCGCAAGCGGCGTGCTGGGGCACCTACCTGCACGGCACCGCCGGCGACCGCCTTGCTGCGCGGGTGGGCCGGGTGGGCTTCCTGGCCCGTGAGCTGCTGGAGGAGATCCCGCTGGTGAACACCGAGATGGACGCCTGACCCGGAGCCGCTACAGCGGGATGGTCTCCCCGCGCCTGGGCACGCGCAGTCGCTCGCCCAGGCCGGCGCCGCTGGCCGCGCTGAGGAACGCCGACAGCGGAGAGCGGAACACCCCGTAGTCGTCGTGGTGCACCGGCACGGCGATGTCCGGCTGGATGCGCTGCAGGAAGTCCACGCCCTGCGCGGCGTCCATGGTGACGGTGTGCAGCAGCACCCGGGTACCGCCCAGGTGCACCACCGCGACGTCGATGTCGGGGTGGCGGCGGTGGATCTCGTCCAGGTGGTCCCCGGTGAGGGTGTCGCCGCTGACGTAGACCCGCCGGGTCACCTCGCCGCCCGCCCGGTGCACCAGCAGCGAGCCCATCACCGGGGGCAGCAGCCGACCCATCACCCCCCGGGCGTGGATGGCCGGCAGCGACTCCACCGTCAGCGTCTCGTGGGTGTGCACGGCGCCCGGGCGGGCCGCGAGCTCGGTGCTCTCCCAGGGCGTGAGGCCCGTGGTGACGAAGCCCCAGCTGTTCAGCCGGCGCCCGGCCTGCGGCGTGGTGATGATGGGCACCGCCTTGTCCAGCCGGTGGCGGGCCACCCGGTCGAAGTGGTCGCCGTGCAGGTGCGACAGGACCACGGCGTCCAGCGCGGGCAGGTCGCCCGGCTGCATCGCCGGCTCGGTGAGACGGGTGGACCACAGCCCCTTGCCCAGGTAGGCGCGCTGGCCCCGGTGCAGGAAGTTGGGGTCGGTGAGCACGGTGAAACCACCCAGCCGGATCAGCGTGGTCGCCGTCCCGATGAAGGTGATGCTGTCGCCGGTGGGCGCGCTGGATGGGCCGGGGGCCGTCATGGCGGGGGTGCTCCTCTGGGCTGGTGAGTCACGCCCTGCGATGAGACCACAGCCACCCCGCGCGTGCCGGGTCAGCGCGGCGCACCACCGCCCTGCAGCACCGCCAGCAGCCGGGCCAGCTGGTCCTCGCCGGCGGGAGGCAGTGCCGCCCGCGCCGCGGCCGTCGTCCGCCCCGCGGCGGACAGGCACCACGCCAGCTGCTCGTGCAACCTCGCCGTGCCGACCTCCTCGGCGGGCACCACCGCGGGCCACTGCCAGGCGTGGGCCTGCGCGCTGACCTTGCCGCCGCCGGCCACCGGGTCCACGGCCAGCGCCGGCACCCCGTTCTTCAGCGCGAGCACCAGTCCGTGCATCCGCATGGTGACCACCGCGTCCAACCGCCGCAGCAGCGCCTCGATCTGCCCCGGGGTGGCGGCCAGCCGCCAGTCCCGCGGGTCCAGCCGGGTGTCCAGGTCCAGGCGCGCGGCGTCCACCGTGGAGAGCCAGCCCTGCAGGGCAGCCACCACCGCGGGGTGCCGCCGCCGCGGGCCGTACTCGGCCTGGCCCCGGGTGAGGTAGACCCCGAGCACCGGGACGCTGGCAGACCGGTGGCGGGCGGCGAGGTCGCGCTGGGCGGGCACCCCAGGGGCGTCCCTGGCGATGACGTGGTCGAACCCCGCGACCGCGGGGTCAGCGGCGTCGAGGACGCTCACGCCCACCGCGATGCGGCACAGGCCGGCGAAGCGCCGGTGCAGCTGCGTCGGGCCCGCCCCGGCCAGCGGTCCGCAGGCGAACACCAGGTGGGTGAAGCGCGCCGGGTCGGCGTCGTCCAGGCGCAACCCCTCCGGCGGGCACATCACCGCGCTCCAGGCCAGCTCGTGGGCGGTGCCCGCCCGCGCCAGCGCCCGGCCCACTGCCTGCATGCTGAGCACGTCGCCGGCGGTGGCCTCACCGTGCAGCAGGCTGGGCCAGCCCACCACCAGCACCCTGACCCGGTGCTCGCTCACGAGACGTAGCGGCGGGTGGTGGAGCCGCGCTGCATCTGCTCCAGCAGCCGGTAGCCCTGCTCCAGCTCCGGCGCCACCACCCGCCGCTCGGCCAGCACCCACGGCAGGCCGCGCACGGCCTCGGCGAACCCGGCCACCGACAACCGGTCCCGCGGCACCGTGCGCGCCAGGTAGAGCGTGCGCCGCACCGCGCTGGGCAGTGGCCGGCGCAGCCAGGTGAACCACAGGGTGTTGCGGATGCCGTGCCGACGCCGCAGGTGCGGGTCCCGCGCCCGGGACGGGTGGTGGTGGCAGACCAGCTCGGGGACGTAGGCCATCACCCAGCCGGCGGTGGCCAGGTCGGCGGCGAGCAGCTCCTCCTCACCGCCGAGCCACAGCCGGGCGGAGAAGCCTCCGGCCGCCTCGAACGCCGAGCGACGCACCACCGACGCCCCCGCCAGGAAGCTGAGCAGCGGGTGGCCGGGCAGCCCCGCGGGGTGGTGCAGCGGCGAGCGGCGCAGCTCGTCGCAGATGGGGTCGTCGTGGCCGCCGGGCTCCACCACGATGCGGGCGGTGAGCACCGCCAGCTGCGGGTGCGCCTCCAGCAGGTCCGCCGCCCGCGCCAGGGCACCGGGGTCCCACCAGGTGTCGTCGTCGCAGAAGGCGACGTAGGGGGCGTCCACCGTGGCGACGCCGAGGTTGCGCCCGGTGGCACCCATGTTCCAGCCCGGGCTCAGCAGCGTCACCTCGGGGTGGCGGGTTCGCACCATCTCGGCGGTGCCGTCGGTGCAGCCGTTGTCCACCACCACCACGGCGGGCTCCTCCGGCAGCCCGGCCAGGCTGGCGAGCGTCCGGTGCAGCTCGGTGCAGCGGTCGTGCGTGATCACCACCACCGCCACCCGGGGCTCACCCACCGCTGGTCTCCAGCAGCCGTACCTGCGCCTCCACCTCCGCCGGCAGCCGGCGGCGGGTGCGCAGCGCTGCAGGCAGCCGCCGGGCCAGCTCCGGCACGGACGGGCGGGCGTCGCCGTCGCGCAGCGCAGCGGCGGTGTGCCGCAGCGCCACCGGCAGCGGACGGCGCAGCCAGGCGGAGAGCACGTCGTTGCGGGCCTGCAGCTGCCGCCGGCCCCGCCGGTCGGCCCCGGGCTGCGGGTGGTGGTGCGCCACCACGTCGTCGGCGTAGGACAGACCCCAGCCGGCCGCGGCGAGGTCCTGGGCCAGCACCGCCTCCTCCCCCAGGAAGAAGATCACCGGGCTGAAGCCGCCGGCCTGCAGGAACGCGCGACGACGCACCACCGCCGCGCAGGCGACGAAGCCCAGCACCGACGGCCCCGGCAGGTCGGCGGCCACCGGCAGCGGGCTGGCGGCCATCGCGACGCTGACCGGGTCCAGCCGCTCCTGCGGGCCCACCAGGGTCCGCGCCGCCAGCACCGCCAGCCGGGGACAGGCGTCGAAGTGCTCCGCCGCCCGGCCCAGTGCGCCGGGTGCCCACCAGGAGTCGTCGTCGCTGAAGGCCACGCAGGGCGTGCTCGCCAGCTGCACGCCGAGGTTGCGCGCCCCGGCACCCAGGTTGCGCCCGGGCTCCACCAGGCTCACCTCGGGGTGTGCCGCCCGCACCGCCGCGGCTGTTCCGTCGGTGGAACCGTTGTCCACCAAGATGATCGGGGGGCGCTCCGGCAGCGCCGACAGGTGCGCCAGCGAGGTGAGCAGCTGTGCACGCCGGTCCCGGGTCATCATCACCACCGTGGTGCGCGGGTCCATCAGGCGGGCGGAGCCGGCTCGAGGTGCACCGCCTTGAGGGCGCTCAGCTCGCCCAGCAGGGCAGGGCCGAAGCCGGGGCCGGAACCGCTGGCACGACGGGGGTCGGCCGAGCCACCCGGGGCGCCGCCGAACACGGCGTTCACCTTCACCGTGCCCACCTCCAGGTGCTCAGCGGCACGCAGGGCGTGGTCCATCCGCGGGGTGAGCACGGTGGCGGCCAGCCCGTGGGCGCCGGCCTCGGCCAGCTCCAGCCCCTCCTCGAAGTCGGCCACCACCACGATCGCGGCCACCGGGCCGAAGGTCTCCTCGGTGAGCACGGCCATGTCCGGGGTGCACCCGGTGAGCACGGTCGGTGGGTACCAGCTGCCCGGGCGGTCCAGGCGTGCGCCGCCGGTCAGGCACTGGGCGCCGGCGGCCACCGCGGCGTCCACCTGCTCGGCGACCACCTGCAGCTGGCGCTCGTCCACCATCGGTCCCAGGTCGCTGGCCGGGTCGGCCGGGTCACCGACCACCATCGTCTCGGCGATCGCGAGCAGCGCGCTGATCACCGCGTCGGAGACGTCGCTGTGCAGGTAGACCCGCTCCACCGAGGTGCACAGCTGGCCGGCGTTGGTGAAGGCCCCGGTGGCGATCTGCTGGGCCGCCCAGCGCGGGTTCACCCCGGCGTCCACCAGGATGGGGTCCTTGCCGCCGTTCTCCAGCAGCACCCGTCCGCCGCGGGCACCGACCGTGGCGGCGATCGCCCGGCCGGTCGTGGTGCTGCCCACCTGGGCGACCACGTGCACCCGCGGGTCTGCCGCCACCGCGGCGCCCACCGCACCGTCACCGGTGAGCACGTTGAGCACGCCGTCGGGCAGGCACTGCGAGATCCGCACGGCCAGCTCCCAGCCCGCCGCGGCGCTGCGCTCGGAGGGCTTGTGCACCACCGTGTTGCCCATGACGAGCGCAGCGGCGAGCAGCCCAGCAGCGGCCGGGTAGGGGTCGTTCCACGGGGTGAGCACGGCGACCACGCCGCGCGGCTCCCGCCGCACCACGTCCACCGCACCCGGGTCGCCCGCCAGGTTCCTGCCCGCCGCCAGCAGGCCCGTCACCGCGGCCTCCGCCAGCAGGTCCGCGGCCACCTCCGCCGAGCCCCTGGCCTCGCCGAGCAGGCGGCCGGTCTCGGCGCTGAGGACCTCGCCCAGGTGCTGGGCATCGGCCCGCACCACCCGGGCCGCCTCCTGCAGCGCCGCGGCGCGCTGAGCTGGCGGCGTCCGTCGCCACACCCCCCGCGCCACGTCCGCAGTGGCCACCGCCGCGGCCACCTCCTCCCGCGTCGCGGCAATGAGCGCCGTGCCGGGCTGGCCGGTGGACGGGTTGGTCCCCCGCACCTCGCGGGAGCCCTCGGCGGGCACCACCTGGCCGGCAAGGAGGTGCTGCTCCACCCGCTGTCCTGATTGGATCCCCGGTGCGCCGTCCACCCGAGAAACGCTACCCACGAACGGCGGAGCACCGCCGATCATGGGCGGGCAAAAGCCCCAAAAGTGCAGGTCACGCCCATGTTGTCGGTTCCTGGGGAGGGTGCCGGCTTCGCCGTGCGAGCGTTGCTCCGCTGTGGAACGTTGACCGCGTGAGGGTGCTGGGAGTCAACGCGATCTTTCATGACCCGGCGGCTGCCCTGGTGGTCGACGGACAGGTCGTCGCGGCCGCCGAGGAGGAGCGGTTCAGCCGGCGCAAGCACGGCAAGCGCCCGGTGCCGTTCTCCGCCTGGGAGCTGCCCGAGCTGAGCATGCGGTGGTGCCTGGAGACGGCGGGGCTGCGCCCGCAGGACCTCGACGCCGTGGCGTACTCCTTCGACCCGGCGCTGGCCAAGCCGGTGGACAGCGACCCGTGGGACCACCTGCGCCTGGACTACGCCCGCCGCGCCCCGAGCTTCCTCGCCACCGCGCTGCCCGGCCTCGACCCGGCGCAGGTGCAGTTCGTCCCGCACCACGTGGCGCACGCGGCCTCCGCCGGGCTGGCCGCGCCGCACCCGCGCAACAGCGTGCTGGTGCTCGACGGCCGGGGCGAGAGCACCTCGCACCTGGCCGGCACCTACCGCGACGGAGCGCTGCAGGTCCTCGCCGCCCAGCAGCTGCCGCACTCCCTGGGCCTGCTGTACGAGTCCCTCACCGAGCACCTGGGCTTCCTGCGCTCCAGCGACGAGTTCAAGGTGATGGCGCTGGCCTCCCACGGCACCCCGCGCCACCTCGAGGAGCTGCGCGAGCTGGTGCACGCGACCGGTAACGGCGGGTTCGTGGCTCCGGAGCTGGACTGGCACCGGTGGGCGCCCCCGCGGCGGGGCGGCGAGGAGAGCTGGGCGGCCCGGCACGCGGACCTGGCCGCCTCGGTGCAGCAGCGGCTGGAGGAGGTGCTGGTCGACCTCGCCACCTGGGTGCACGCCCAGACCGGCGACCAGGTGCTCACCATGGCCGGCGGCACCGCGCTCAACTGCGTCGCCAACTCCCGCATCTGGCGGGAGTCGCCGTTCGAGCAGGTGTGGGTGCAGCCGGCCGCCGGCGACGCCGGCACCGCCCTGGGCGCGGCGCTGCAGACCAGCGCGGACGGCGGGCAGGTGCCGGCGCCGATGCCCTCGGCCGCGCTGGGCCGCGGCTGGTCCGACGCGGACCTGGCGGCGTGGCTGCGCCGTGCCCAGGTCCCCTTCACCACCCCCGACGACCTGGCCGGCGAGGTGGCCGACGTGCTGGTGGCCGACGGGGTGGTGGCCTGGTTCGACG is from Rhodococcus sp. X156 and encodes:
- a CDS encoding trypsin-like peptidase domain-containing protein, producing MVLGVVLAGCTSSSTPSPTVSSASAVADVPAIVDKVEPSVVTIINNNDLGSGVVYRSDGIILTAAHVVSGAAQVVIAYSDGQRGPATVRASDAGSDIAVLQASRQDLPAATFNTELPVVGAPTVVIGSPLGLQDTVTSGIISGLHREIPTSSNIGTALSDLIQTDAPISPGNSGGPLVNAGAEVIGLAEAYLPPTTGAVALGFATPAATVVSVADQLLASGTAKNPYVGLQIQTLTAAEAQRLELNRDSGVVVVEVVQDSPAANAGLQPGDVIISFDGKDTPTAQAFVRILRGTTPGQTVPMTVLRGPSEQQLQVVIGARAG
- a CDS encoding DUF2382 domain-containing protein gives rise to the protein MSATPDPGRAADPSAARPGRTGAVGAAPASTTRAEEELDVRVRRVPVERVRVRRRVVTETRQVSVDVRREELVLEHLPVAQTPDDQVPDAQTPDQAAEGAAFGEEREPVVLVLHEEVPVVQLATRPYERVTVRVERVDGAHTISADLAREVVEVHTATEPPDQR
- a CDS encoding PRC and DUF2382 domain-containing protein yields the protein MANPRTMSPDQLEGLQVKDGSGSKVGKVDAIYLDVETNQPEWAAVKTGFFGGHVTLVPLVDASLEEKDLTVPYSKNLIKDAPHHDPGGDLSTDEEIELFTYYDVPYSGSTATADTSSSGTGSSGSSGSSSSGSSETSSSGTSSAGSSGSASSSAGQASQSSSSGHDTSGPNTDDAMTRSEEEVSVSTERVRTGRARLRKHVVTETVTQSVPVSHEEVRVQREPITDANVDAATSGPEISEEEHEVTLHAEEPVVEKKTVPKERVRMDTETVRGEEKVSEQVRKEQIDQVTDDDKGHKRS
- a CDS encoding ChaB family protein — its product is MPKTTKQGKAIEDELPSTLQRSDDKAKRTFAKTHDSAAEEYGDERRANQVAYSALKHTHEKVGDHWEPKDGKGPSDEQAEGGNRETAGGVDANASKAHLMELARRLDVSGRSRMTKDELVQAIGKANDRESARARKS
- a CDS encoding histidine phosphatase family protein, encoding MGTLELLLVRHGESVGNLAQRKAEAAKADRLEVDLRDADVALSPLGLEQARAFGRWLREQDPDQRPQGLWVSTYARARETASTALEEAGLQLPTRVDERLRDRELGVLDMLTTQGMLARYPEEAERRGWLGKFYHRPPGGESWADVILRLRTWLADLERTTPHQRVLVVAHDMVILGIRYICEQLSEEEVLAIGKGSGVANASVTRLVREPDGLTWRLDVFNDQDHLTDNGTPTTDQPTEHDARAH
- a CDS encoding NAD(P)H-hydrate dehydratase; protein product: MPEHTDSPEIVTPALLREWRLPELGGSKNSRGRLLVVGGARTTPGAVALSSVAALRVGAGVLTAAVARSVAVQLALSVPELGVIELPETDAGSVRRDAAEALADQLEQVDAVLFGPGLDNPDETRPLLAELVRRLPEDVPVVLDAYGIGVLADAEETAERLSGRLVLTPNTTEAAFLLHCEEDELDDPLDTAVRVAEAYGAVVTAHNGIADAKGGRWVSPTGHSGLGTAGSGDVLAGAVAGLLARGADAAQAACWGTYLHGTAGDRLAARVGRVGFLARELLEEIPLVNTEMDA
- a CDS encoding MBL fold metallo-hydrolase, coding for MTAPGPSSAPTGDSITFIGTATTLIRLGGFTVLTDPNFLHRGQRAYLGKGLWSTRLTEPAMQPGDLPALDAVVLSHLHGDHFDRVARHRLDKAVPIITTPQAGRRLNSWGFVTTGLTPWESTELAARPGAVHTHETLTVESLPAIHARGVMGRLLPPVMGSLLVHRAGGEVTRRVYVSGDTLTGDHLDEIHRRHPDIDVAVVHLGGTRVLLHTVTMDAAQGVDFLQRIQPDIAVPVHHDDYGVFRSPLSAFLSAASGAGLGERLRVPRRGETIPL
- a CDS encoding polysaccharide pyruvyl transferase family protein; the encoded protein is MSEHRVRVLVVGWPSLLHGEATAGDVLSMQAVGRALARAGTAHELAWSAVMCPPEGLRLDDADPARFTHLVFACGPLAGAGPTQLHRRFAGLCRIAVGVSVLDAADPAVAGFDHVIARDAPGVPAQRDLAARHRSASVPVLGVYLTRGQAEYGPRRRHPAVVAALQGWLSTVDAARLDLDTRLDPRDWRLAATPGQIEALLRRLDAVVTMRMHGLVLALKNGVPALAVDPVAGGGKVSAQAHAWQWPAVVPAEEVGTARLHEQLAWCLSAAGRTTAAARAALPPAGEDQLARLLAVLQGGGAPR
- a CDS encoding glycosyltransferase; this encodes MGEPRVAVVVITHDRCTELHRTLASLAGLPEEPAVVVVDNGCTDGTAEMVRTRHPEVTLLSPGWNMGATGRNLGVATVDAPYVAFCDDDTWWDPGALARAADLLEAHPQLAVLTARIVVEPGGHDDPICDELRRSPLHHPAGLPGHPLLSFLAGASVVRRSAFEAAGGFSARLWLGGEEELLAADLATAGWVMAYVPELVCHHHPSRARDPHLRRRHGIRNTLWFTWLRRPLPSAVRRTLYLARTVPRDRLSVAGFAEAVRGLPWVLAERRVVAPELEQGYRLLEQMQRGSTTRRYVS
- a CDS encoding glycosyltransferase, with amino-acid sequence MDPRTTVVMMTRDRRAQLLTSLAHLSALPERPPIILVDNGSTDGTAAAVRAAHPEVSLVEPGRNLGAGARNLGVQLASTPCVAFSDDDSWWAPGALGRAAEHFDACPRLAVLAARTLVGPQERLDPVSVAMAASPLPVAADLPGPSVLGFVACAAVVRRRAFLQAGGFSPVIFFLGEEAVLAQDLAAAGWGLSYADDVVAHHHPQPGADRRGRRQLQARNDVLSAWLRRPLPVALRHTAAALRDGDARPSVPELARRLPAALRTRRRLPAEVEAQVRLLETSGG
- a CDS encoding aldehyde dehydrogenase family protein, with protein sequence MEQHLLAGQVVPAEGSREVRGTNPSTGQPGTALIAATREEVAAAVATADVARGVWRRTPPAQRAAALQEAARVVRADAQHLGEVLSAETGRLLGEARGSAEVAADLLAEAAVTGLLAAGRNLAGDPGAVDVVRREPRGVVAVLTPWNDPYPAAAGLLAAALVMGNTVVHKPSERSAAAGWELAVRISQCLPDGVLNVLTGDGAVGAAVAADPRVHVVAQVGSTTTGRAIAATVGARGGRVLLENGGKDPILVDAGVNPRWAAQQIATGAFTNAGQLCTSVERVYLHSDVSDAVISALLAIAETMVVGDPADPASDLGPMVDERQLQVVAEQVDAAVAAGAQCLTGGARLDRPGSWYPPTVLTGCTPDMAVLTEETFGPVAAIVVVADFEEGLELAEAGAHGLAATVLTPRMDHALRAAEHLEVGTVKVNAVFGGAPGGSADPRRASGSGPGFGPALLGELSALKAVHLEPAPPA